In the genome of Thermoproteus tenax Kra 1, the window GCCGCCCTAAAAGGCCATACTTGTTTTATTTTAAGTTTGGGCACGTTATGCGCCTCTAGAGCGCTCGGAGTTCGTAAGGCTTTTAACGAAAGATCCCCCGATAGTTCTATGAAACTAAAATTGAAATATTTCTCAGCTCTGAGGGACATAACCGGGAAGGTCTCTGAGGAGTTGGAGGTCTCTGGCGATCTAACTCTAGGTGACTTAGTCAAGTGGTTTTTCGAGAAATATCCAAAAGCCCTCGCCTATAAAGATGATGTAATATTTCTAGTGAACGGTAGGAACGCCACAGAGAGCTACCTCTTGAGGGATGGAGATGAAGTGGCCGTAATGCCGCCTGTATCGGGGGGCGGACTGCTCAACGGTGAGGTCGATCTGAACAAAGAGGTGGAGGACATAATCAAGGGCACGGCCCCTAAGGGGGCCGGCGGCGTCGTTATATTTGTAGGATTCGTCAAAGGTAAGGTGGACGACGCTCAAGTCTCAGAGCTCGACTATGAAGCCTACGAGCCATACGCCAGCGAGAAGATAGCTGAGATAGAGAAATGGGCCAGGTCGATAGACGGCGTGTTGGACGTGCGGATCTATCACCGTGTGGGCTCGCTGAAGCCCGGCGATCATACAGTGTATGTCTTCGTTGCCGGCGTGAACAGAGAAATATCATTCAATGTGGCTAGACAAGCTCTGGAAAGAGTTAAACACGAGGTGCCCATATTTAAACTGGAGCGGAGAAGCGATGGCGAATACTGGGTAGTGGGGGACGGCCGGAGGATTAAAAGGAACTAGCTCTCCGATATCTCGAAGGGCGCTTGTTCAAAGTCTACGACGCCCTCAACCTCGCTCACGTAGCCGTTGCTTCTGACATCAACGGTGATAGTTATCACTAAACCGCGTTTTGTGACTATAGTAACTCTATCTTCGCCTAGATCGAAGTCCAACACAGAATCGCCTCCGGCCCTGATTATCTCGGCCACCCTCGACGCAAGGCTCCACTGAAATGTCAACGTCAGAGTAAGCTGACCTAAGGAGAGGTCCAGAGGGCCTCTTAGGGCCTTCGCGAGGAAGTCTGCGGCGCCCCTACTGACCGAGGGATCGCCGGACTCAATGGTGATGAGGACTCTGAGGGGCTTGGGCTTGGCCCTCTGCTCCGCGAGCACGTATGCTTGAGATAACGCCTATAAAAATCTGCCCTAAAAGACGCCATATCTTTTCAGATGCTCTTAGTGGTGCTTGCGTTGGGCTGAACTAAGTTGCTACAGAGCCAATAATATAAATGGAGATAGGGCTATCTGACGTGAGAGAGGCTTGGAGGAGGGTCAGAACCGTGGTTGAGGACAGCGATGTTGTACTGGAGGTGCTCGACGCGAGAGACCCCCTAGCCACGCGGAACATAGAGCTAGAGAGATTGGTTGCCTCGTTGGGCAAACGTTTTATCGTAGCTATCAATAAGGCCGACTTAGTGCCCCTCGATGTGGGCCTCAAGTGGAAGGAGTGGTTTGAGGCCCAAGGTCTACCCGCTGTGGTTTTCAGCGCGAAAATGAGGTTGGGCACCAGGAAGCTTATGGCGAAGATAAAGAGTGTGGCTCCCTCAGTCCCCGTTAGAGTGGCCGTGGTGGGCTATCCTAACGTGGGCAAGTCCACCGTTATAAATTACCTCAAGGGGAGGCACGTTGCACCGACCAGCCCGAGGCCTGGCTTTACGAGGGGGGAACAAATAGTTAGAGCCAAGACTTGGCTTATAGTTGTGGATACACCCGGCGTATTGACGTCCGAGGAGGGGGACGATGCGGCTTTGGCCGTCATTAGAGGGGCTGTGGACCCCGCTAGAATAGACGATGCTGTGCCATATGCCATAGCCCTAATAAATAGAGTGCTCTCCTTCAATCCCCGCGCATTGGAGCACTATGGGTACTCCGGAGCCTCGGCCGAGGAGGCGCTTGAGCATATAGGAAGAAGGTATGGGAGGTTGATGAGGGGCGGGAGAGTTAATATAGAGGAAGCCGCCAGAATAGTGTTGAGAGACTGGATAGAGGGAAAGATCACGTACTACTACCTTCCCGATAGCGTGGGCACCTACTCAGCTCCTCCTTGAGGTCTCTCTCATAGATCTCTCCCCTCGGGCTCCTCTCTTTGAATAGCTGCGCCTCAAATACATAGATCTTTGTCCTATCATCGAGCCAACAGTCTGCGTGCAACCACGCCTTAAGACAGCTGTGGCTTAGGAATTCCTCAGTCGTCCAACACTCCTCAACGGGCACTTGTGGAAGCAGCAGGCCTGAATAAAAACCCCTCTTTACCACTAAGCCGTGTGTGCCCACCTCCACGTTGGTGAGGTACTCCTTAGGCTTGACGTTCAACAAACGCAATGGGCTCAGTACCGAGACCTCGAACACCACAGAGTCAACCTCATCTAGGGTCATAGCGGGGAACCGGGGGTCTTGGCAACACGCAGCTAGAGCGCTGTAGAGCGTTGCATACGCGACGTTCCTATACCCCTCGGGGTAGCCTATACACCCTCTTAACTCTAGTCTCTCCCCAGTCACTTTCTCTATAGTCGTAAAAACACCGTAGTTGTCCTCCAGAAGCCTCGGAGGGGTATCGGGCGGCGGCTCTATTATCCTCCCGCTCCTTAGATACTCCTCCACCGCTCTTCTGGCCAACTTGACAAGGAAAGCGCCCTCCTCCAATGAATAGGGCTTGAACACGAAATTACTGTGGAACTCTTATAAACACTTTTCTGCACCTCGTTTGTGCCCCGTTGCACCGTCTGTGGCCGCGACGTCAATTTGGCCAATGTAGCATACATCAGAGGCAGTATATTTGTATGCGATGAGTGTTTCCCTCAGTACTACGTGAGGGAGGTGTGTAGAGTCACGCAGAGGAGGATAAGAGGCGAGAGTCCGCTGGCATGTCTCTACTGCAAATATAAGAGCGTTTGCGATGAGCATATAGCTAACCTGTCCAGAGCTCTCAAGAGCCTACCTAAGCCCTAACGGCGACGTAGGAGCGCAAGGAAAAAGCCAGGCGCATCGAAGTGTGTAGGCATAGATCTCCTGCAGAGGGGGCACGCCCCCCATCCGTGGACTGATCTTGGCGGATCAATATCCAAGACCTCAAGCCCCAGTTCTCTGGTCGCCCACGTTATATTCTCCTCGTTCTCTTGATATGTCAGAGTGCAAGTTGAATAGATGATATACCTGGCAATGCGAGAGGCGACGGACAAAAACTGCCTCTGATATCTGGCCAGAGTTTCAACGTCAATCATAGTGACTGTGTGGCCGAGCTTGGGCCTCACGCCAAGATCTGTACAGGGCGGATCCACTAGGGCTATCTCGGCCTTGAGACGGGGGAAGTCTCTGTCGAGGTAGCGGCTGTCGTGTTCCAGTAGATCGATCAACGAGGTAAGCCCGAGCCGCTCGGCGTTCTCTCTTATTTTGTCCACCTTAGGCCTCGATCTATCCACTGCGATTACTCTTATCCCGTATTGTGCCAAATGTGTAGTCTTTCCCCCCGGCGATGAGTTCAAATCGATCGCAGTGCTTGCGCCGAGGGCCCGCGCTATGAGGCCCACCCACATGGCTGGATAGCTTTGATCGTAGAAATAGCCTAGCCTATATTCATCCAGCTCTCTCAGTTTCGGCGCCTTGTACACGCTCACCAGAGTCCTCACGGCTAGTCCACGTCTAGTTTTGAGCATGGCGTCGCCGTCCATCTCCGCAATACCGTAGGCCACGAGCTGGCCATCTGGGGAGACCACATTGACCTCATCGCCTGCCTTGACGCTCGGGGCCTTGAGGACTCCAGGCGCGTAGAGGTCCGCGCCCATATATACGCTCTCCGCAGCTCTCTTCTCGGCGACAACGCGCCGCCTTACCTCGGGTACTTTGAAGGGGCCTTGCACAGGGATCCACAGAGCCTCGCCGATATGTTCGTCACGTCTCACCTCTATATTCCTCGATAGAGCTGAGAGCAGAGCCTCCGGAGTGATCTTAGAGGTGTTGACTCTGATATAGTATCTTGAGGGGGGCCTTTTTGCGAGCTCGAACAACGCCTCGAGTTCCCTCTCCGATAGAAACTCCAAAAGATGTTTATACAATAAATAATCTAAGCGAATTCCATTAAAATCTATAAAATCCATTTAGGATTTCTTTACTATTTGAACAAGAACTTCTTTTGCTTTTACTGTAGGATTTGACCTAACGATACGCCAGAGTTCTGATCTCTCGTCTAAGACGTATCGGTAGCTCTTGTTCTTGCCGAGACCCTCAGTGCTCGCCTTGAGCAAGTTCTGGTCGGATAACTTCTTCAACAGCCTGGCTGCTCTGAGGATGACCTTGTGATCGGAGCCGAGGCCTATCATTTTGGCCAGCGATGCCGCCTTGACGCTGACCACGCGACCCTTGGAACTTTTAATAAGCGAGATTAATGCCTCAACCAAACGCCTCTCTACGTCTTCCAAATTCATATGGGCGCCTCCTCGTGGATTTTTAAGTTTTCACTTTATATATGTCCAAAATTAATTACAGAAGTTCAGTTAAAAACTTTTTCTATTTAAAGACAGATTTGTTTTCGGCATCTAGCTATTATCTAGATGATAGAATACGTCGAATGTTTCTATCCAATGGCTGAGTTATCACGCCCCTCTCTGTTATTATCGCCGTTATATATTTAGGCGGCGTTTCGTCGAAGACGGGGTTATAGACGTCTATGTCGGGCATAGTGACGTAGACCTTACCTTGGGAGGTTCTTACAGTCCTCACCTCATCTGGATCGCGCTCTTCTATCTTTACTTCCTCTGGCTTGTGTTCAAAATCGAACGTGCTCATGGGCGCAGCCACGTAGAACGGTACGCCGAACTCATGCGACAAGACGGCCTCGTTGAGCGTTCCTATCTTGTTGTAGACAGTGCCGTCGGCCAGAATTCTATCGGCGCCCACTATAACTAGGTTCACTAGTCTCCGTCTCAACACGAGACCCACCGCAGTGTCTGCTATCACCTTGACCTTCACTCCGTTCTCCTTGAGCTCGTAGGCTGTGAGCCTAGCCCCTTGTTGCCAAGGCCGCGTCTCAGGCACGTATACTCCGATGTCAAGGCCAAGATGTTTAGCCACATATATAGGCGCCGTGGCTGTTCCCAGAGCGCCAGTAGCCAAACTGCCTGCGTTGCACTGAGTCAAAATCCAGTCCCCAGATTGTATCAGTTGCACGCCGTAGACGCCCATCCTTACCTCTGCGTCAAACTCCTCCTCGAAAACTCTGTCGGCCTCCCTTATCAACTCCTCCCTTAGTTCGCCCACCTTTCTAACGTGGCCCTCCTGGACTAGCTGTCTGGCTTTCGTCAACATCCTGTTCAGAGCCCAGAACAGGTTCTGTGCTGTCGGCCTAGTCTTGGCCAACTTATCTTTGGCTGCCTCAAGAGCCTTCATGGCGTCCTCAAGATTATCATACTGCCTTCCACTAACGCGAGGGCCATGCCGTAGGCGGGCGTTATGCCTATGGCTGGAGCGCCTCTCACAGCCATGCTCTTTATAGCGTCAGCGACTCCGTCCACAGTCTTGAGCTCTAGGTACTTGGTCTCAAAAGGCAACAGCCTCTGATCCAACAACACTAGCCTATCGCCGTTCCATCTCACGACGGTGAGCTTTGGCCTATAGCTGGACTTGACCTCCTCGATCAATTTCTCCAAGTTCATATGCCGAAGTTTTCTGTCGTATATAACGTCTATTCGACCTTCCGGCCAAACGCTCGATCAAGGAGGGCGGCAGTGGTCCCTCAGCGCTTTCCTTATAATGGCGAGGTTTCTATATGTCTCGTAGTTGGCCGGCATCCGCCGAGATAGCCTCTGCAACACTTGGTCGCAGTTTTCCACTTTGGAGCAGAAGCACTGATAGTCCGGACACTCGGACAACGCCTCGGCAACTCTGTCGTCCATCTCCATCAAGGCCGCCACGAGATAGGCCAGCGATCTCGCAAAAGCCAGAGACATGGCGTTGACCAGTTCATCGATAGATAGAAAGACGTAGTCCGGCAATGTTATAACGGCCACCTCCAGCTCGTCGGCCAGCCTTTTGGCAGACTCGTCGGCATAGCCTCTGCTTATAATGAGCGGTTTTGCTCCTACTAGCTTGGCGTTTATATATGCCTGTCTTATGCCCGAGACGTCGACTTTGCCCGCCTTTATCTCAACTGCGTATAGGTTCTTCTGAGAGTCCTCAGCCAACACGTCTATCTCGCCGAGCTCTACTCCATCCTTTATCACTTTATAGCGGTGCGCAAGGGGCGTGAGGCCTAGAGATGGGAGAAGGTCTAGCACGAACGTCTCGAATTTAACGCCCATAGACGAATCTTTAATTGAGCCCAACGCCCTTAATAATTATTACCCGGTCGGAGAAATATCGTGCTACCTTTGGAGCTCTTGAGCGAGCTGGTCCTCCAACCTCTAAAAGGGCTACTCGCACACGAGCTAGCAGCCCGCGGTTACTCCCAAGGACGCATCGGGCATATACTCGGCGTTTCACAACCTGCGGTGAGCGCATACCTCAAGGTAGACAGAGAGAGCTACATGGCGCGGTTGGCCGAGGCCGGTATAATGAGAGACGAGGTTGAGAGAGTGCTAAAGGTCGTGGCCACTGCGGTCGAGCAGGGGAACTACTCAGATGCCGTTGAATACATAAATAACTTTGCGCTTTCTCTTCTGTCCTCGTTAAGGCTCTGCGAGGCTCACAGATCGGTCGCGCCCTACCTTAAAGGTTGCGATGTATGTAAAAATATATCTATATTTAATGAGGTAAAAAATAGAATAAATATTGCATTTAATATAATTAAAAATAATAGTAATACTATTTATCTTGTTCCCGAGGTTTTCATGAATATTGTCGAATTGAGCGATGAGGGGCCCATAGGATATCCCGGCAGGATCATAGTAGCTGGAGGGGCCCTCGTCAAGGTCGCTGAGCCACAACTGTGGGGATCTAGGTTCTTGGGCAAATTGATTATAGAAGTAAACAAAATTCATAAAAATATAAAATCAGTAATAAATATTAAAAATAATGATAAAATATTAAATTGTATTAATAAGAATTTTAAGTATACTATAGTGGGTCCGAGCAATTCGGAAGAGGAGACCATTGCCAATATTGTGTCGGCCATGAGGGAGTCCTACTACGACGTAGTTGTGGATAAGGGAGGTGTCAGCATAGAAAGCAATGCCTACGTCTTTGGCTATGATGCGCCCGATGTTGCCTCAAAAATAGTAAAAATTGCTCAATGTATTACTTATAATTGACGTTATTTATCTCTATATTTTTATTTAGTTATATATTAATAAAATATTTTTCTTTAATATCGAGGTCAGGGGATAAGCTTTTTAACTGTTTGACTGGCACGCGTCGTGACCGTTACTTACTCTTACGAGGCTCTGCCGGTAGCTGAGTGGTTCAGAAGGAATAGAGAGATAGCAGGTTTCCAGAATCCTGCAAGGGCGATGTACCAGACGGTCAGAGAGCTCGTTGAGAACAGTCTGGACGCCACAGAGCCCTACGGCATACTGCCCAATATAATTGTAAGAATAAGCGCAGTCGATGAAACGCGCGGCTGGTTCTCGATATACGTAGAGGACAACGGCGTGGGAATACCGGGGAACGAAATACCCAATGTCTTCGGCAGAGTGTTCTACAGTTCTAAATATAAGATAAAACAACACAGAGGAGTCTTCGGTCTGGGCCTGAAGATGGTCGTGCTCTATGCGCAAAGCACCACTAATAGGCCTATAGCCGTGAGATCCGCCTCAGTGCGCTCGGACAAAATATACGAGTACAAGCTGATGATAGACACCACTAAGAATGAGCCGATCATAGTGGATGTGAGAGAGTTTGAAAACAAGTACAAATGGCACGGTACAGCTGTCAAGGTAACTATAGAGGGCAATTGGCTGAACTCTAAGAAGAGGATAGAGGAGTATCTAAAGAGGACGGCGATAATTTCTCCATATTCCGAAATATACTTCAGCGGCCCCGATATGGAGCTTGCACTAAAGCGGAGGACTACGAAGATGCCGCCTCCGCCCAAGGAGGGCCTCCCTCACCCTAAGAGTGTAGATGTTGATACTGTAAAACAGATGATAGCAGATAACAGAGGCGCCACGCTCATCGAGCTGCTTATGAACAACTTCGATAGAGTTGGCGAGGGTCTCGCCAAGGCCTTCCTGGAGTGGGCCGGCTTGAGCCCCACTAGAAAGGCGGGCGGGCTCACTCAAGAGGAGATAGTGCATTTGGTGGAGAAAATGAAGACATATGACGGCTGGCTCCGCCCCAGAGCCGACTGGCTCTCGCCAGCGGGGCCCGAGCTGTTGGAGGTCGGAGCTAAATCGATTCTGGGCGCCGAGGCGGTCTTTGCGGTGACCAGGAAGCCGAGTAGCTACTCAGGTCATCCGTTCATAGTCGAGGCGGCGATAGCGTGGGGCGGACAGATCCCTCTAGTGGACAAGCCTATTCTATTGAGATATGCTAACTAGATACCTCTATTATACGACGAGGGCGCCGACGTTGCGAGAAAGGTCGTTGATGAGTTCAACTGGCAGAACTACAAAGTCAAGTTGCCTGCCCAATTGGCCGTCATCATACACATATGCTCCACTAAGGTGCCCTACGCCTCAGCAGGCAAGGAGGCCATAGCCGAGATACCCGAGATCGAGGAGGAGATGAAGTTGGCGCTTAGGGATGCCGCAAGGAAGCTTAGGCTTTACCTCTCAAGAAAGGAGCGCGAGCTTGAGCTGTTAAACAAGTACGTCTCCTTGGCTAAATACGTCGATGAGATAGCCGTCTCTCTGTCGGCTATAACCAACGTAGAGAGGAGCAAGATAGCGGCCTCCCTCTACAAGCTGATAGAAAACAAACTGGGCACAACGGCGGAGGAAATAGCGAAATACGTTGCATCAATAGCGGGCAATAAGGAGTGACAATGTCGCGTAAGGAGGTTCTCGAGAGGCTTGAGAGGTGGGCAGGCGGGATCGCCAAGACGATAGTGGAACTGAAGGAGCCCGTATTGGAAATACCGTCGAGGACTTTATCCAACACAATATGGGACGAGAAAAACAAGATACTTCGCCTAGGACCTGAGAAGCTCAAGCGCAGATTCTTGGACGTGAAAGAGTCGAGGAGGTTTATGCAGACCATGCTCATGCTCAAACTGATTGTGGAGGCCATAAGAGCCGATGTCTATCCGACGATACGCGATCTCTATTATAACGGCAAACACACAATAATATACAAGGACTTCTTGGGCAGAGAGCACAAGGAGAACACGTGGGATGAGCAGGCGGAGTCCAACGGAGTGATAGAGGACATAGAGGTGGCCGCCAACATCCTGAGGGAGGAGATGGGAGTAAGCGCCGACGTAAAGGGCAAGGTGGTTGGCCCAATCGTCGTAAGATCGCAAGGCTATGAGCTAGACGCATCCAAGTTCGGAGAGACCGCTCTTAGCCTTCCAGTGAACGTCGACGCCCTCGAGATAGTGAAGGTGGAGGCCTCCTATGTCCTTGTCATAGAGAAGGACGCAATATTCCAACGCTTGGTTAGAGAGAAGTTCTGGTCTCAAGAGAACGCCATATTGATAACCGCCAAGGGGATGCCCGACAGAGCGACAAGGCGTTTCGTCAGAAGGCTCAATGAGGAATACAAACTGCCAGTATACGTATTGACCGACGGCGATCCCTATGGAATCTATATATATTCAGTTTATAAGAGCGGCTCCATTAAACTGAGCTACGAAAGCGAGAGGTTGGCGACGCCCAGGGCCAAGTTCCTCGGGGTGGCTCCTCTCGATATAGAGCGCTACAAAATACCCGACCAGTTTGTGATCAGAGCAACTGAGAGGGACATAAAGAGGGCCCAAGAGCTCTTGAAATATCCTTGGTTCCAAAACGAGATCTGGAAGAAGGAGCTCGACTACTTCCTAAAGACTAAGAAGAAAGTGGAGATAGAGGCTCTGTCGGCGCATGGATTGAAATATCTACATGATTATATTAAAGATAAAATAAGAAATAACAAATTTATAGATTAATTATATTTTTATTACACTATAATTGTTATATCTTAATATACAACTTGTATATACTCAAAGGGGCTATGTATATGCAATAAATAGTTATATATAGGGTTATAGGTAGAGGCATGGAGGGCGAGGTCCGCAAGGTTCAGCTCACTGGAGGGGCCACTCTCATAGTGAGTCTTCCTAAAGAGTGGGCCCGGAGGATCAACCTATCTCCTGGCGATGAAGTTCTCGTCGTTCCTCAGCCCGACAACACACTCGTGCTAATACCGCGTAAGCTCGGCTCGCGGTCATCGTTCACTGTAGAACTGAGCGTCGATGAAAAGATGAGCACTGAGGAGCTCGAGAAGATCTTTATGTCCGTCTATATCGCCGGCGCTGAGGTTATAACTGTGAAGTTTTCCCCTAAGACGGCTCAATTCAGAAAGTTCTTGAAGGACTTCGTCCGAAGGAGGGTCATTGACATGGAGATCACCGAGGAGTCCAGCGATAGATTAGTGATACAGGCCATGATAGCCACAACGGAGCTTGCCGTCAACGACATAACAACCAAGATGCTCAAACTTGCTGACAATATGCTCCTCGACTTAATAAAGGGCCTAGAGACCGATAATATTGATCTATTGAAAGACGTAGCCGAAAGAGACGATGAGGTAGATAGGCTCTACTGGCTGATGGAGCGACAGCTGAAGAGGGCTGCTATGTCCCGCTATATAATGTTGGAGCTGAAGGTTGAAGATCCGCGCGATTTAGTTGAATATACTATTATTGCTAAATCTATTGAGAGGATCGCAGACCATATATGTAAAATATCGTATATAAACCAGGAGGAAAAAATAGACTTGAGAGTAGTCAAGCCCATATTAGAGAGAGCTGTAGGATATATGGGGTCCGTATTGGAGCTATTGAGCGGAGGCTTCGATGATATAAGGATAGCTACACTATACAAGGAGCTGACTAACTGGACTTTGAAGATCAGAAAAGAGGTGGACTTCTCAGATCCTGCCACATCGTTGGCCAGAGACAGTGCGGTGAGGATCAACGAGTACATAAGCGATATCTTGGAGTCCCTGCTACATATAAAATTCAAGAGCTTCCAAAAGTTCGGAGGCGGTGCGCCTCAACTGCAATAGAAATAATGTCTTCGAAAAAGTAGTGCTCGACCTCCTTGATAATTATAGTGCCCAGGGTTTTCGCAGCTTCTTCAATTAGATCCGCCCTGCCCAGGCTACTGTATGTGAGCACCAGGAGCTCCGGCCGGTGTGCGAAGCTCCATCTCAATATCTTATTGATCAATCCATAGTCGTATATAGCGAGGGCCTCCCAGTCTGAGGGGGGCTCCTCCGGGGGGAGATATGGGGGATTGCTCACCACTAGATCCGCTCTATCTATAGACGATAGCCCGTCGGCGCACAGCGCGTCGTAGTTCTTACACAGTAGACAAGATCTGGGGTTCAGATCTATTGATACAATTCTCTTGCACAGCCTCTCCATATATTGCGAAAGAATGCAAGAACCAGCGCCTACGTCGACACAGATGTTGAAAGACCTATTTATCTTAGATAATACTTTTAATGTTAAAAAACTATCTTCTCTCGGACTATATATAAACATGAAAGAATAAATAAGCGAGAATTGGCAAAACAAACATAAACGAGAGATAGAACAAGAGAGATGTCTCATATCTCGATCCTAGATCGTACGAGGTAATAACCGATAGAGTTCCGCAGGATAATACTAACAAAATAAATTTTAATGCATAGTTAATATTATAATTTCCAATAATTTGATAAAAGCTGGGATATATTAAAATAGGAAATAATCCAATTATTATATGAGTTATTTTTATCCTCCTCCTCGATATTAAGTATATTGAAATCAATATTCCAATAAATGATATCATTGAAACCAATACAATTTCAATAATATTTTCAAAGATATTTGTATATATTACTCCTAATAAAGTTAACTTTGAATTGAGTATAGACGCGGCCCACAGCAGCGGCAGAAGCGCTGATAATAGGTCGGCATAAGGCGAAAAAAGCATGGGAACCACTATCGGCCTTAGACCTAGGACCTCCAAGATTGAGAGGCTCCTCAGAGGCCCTATTGATGACAATAGAGAGGCCACCTTGGCGCCTTGATCCGTCAGCTCTACCAGATTGCCGTCTCTCCTAATGAGCCCCAAGGTCTCCAGCGCCGATATGTCCATGAGCAACGCCGAGGGTGAGACGCCGAGGATGTCTCTTAACTTGTTTAAACTAGTCACGCCTTTTTTATATAAAGTTAGCAAGATCCTCCGCCGCTCGCCATAGGCTACCTTGTATATTATATCTTCCACACTGGCCTAAAAGCACATAGATTTTAAGGGCTCACGGCGAGGAAAGGAACTGGAGGGCTGGAGTAATATTTAAAAAGCGTTAGAAGCATGGCGGTTTATGGCGACAACAGAACAGACAATACTGGTGGGCAAAAAACCCACAACGAACTACATAATCGCAACAGTGATGGCGTTCAACGCAGGTACCAAGAGGGTGATACTGAAGGCCAGAGGCGCCGCAATCTCGAAGGCGGTTGCTGCCGCAGTGATGGTGCGCGACAGATTCCTCCCGGGCAAGGTCAACATTAAAGAGATAAAGGCGCTAAGCGACAAAGTCCAAGGCCAAGGCGGAAGGGAGCGCACGGTCGCCGCCGTTGAGGTAGTTCTCGAAATGGCGTAATTTTTTGCCTAGGAGTTCTGGCGGGCCGTTGCATCTCGGCGCCCGCCGCTTGCTCTTGTGTTTTAGAAAAGTTTATTATGTCGGTCTCTCATGAGGACGATGGCCTTGATTAAGGGCGTCGTAGTGAGCAAGCAGCTAGTGGCCGATCCCACCGGCACTCGCTACATCAAAATAGATGTGGTTGAGGAAAAGGAAATTCCAGGCCCCTTGATAATGTCGGCGCCGGATGAGCAAGCCGCCCAAATGGCCAGAGAGCTCATGCCATTGGTGAGCCAGATCGTGAAGTCCTTGCCTTTCTCTTTGAACAAGATCGCAGTGCCGCGCTTGACCATATGGTTGACAGACGATGAGGCTGAGTCTTTAGGTGAGATCGATGTAGGAGACTCCGTCGAGATAGAGATAGATCAAGGAACGATAAGAATAAGACCTGTCTGATAACATTCGACGTGACAGAGTTCAGCGATGCCTA includes:
- a CDS encoding phosphate signaling complex PhoU family protein is translated as MEGEVRKVQLTGGATLIVSLPKEWARRINLSPGDEVLVVPQPDNTLVLIPRKLGSRSSFTVELSVDEKMSTEELEKIFMSVYIAGAEVITVKFSPKTAQFRKFLKDFVRRRVIDMEITEESSDRLVIQAMIATTELAVNDITTKMLKLADNMLLDLIKGLETDNIDLLKDVAERDDEVDRLYWLMERQLKRAAMSRYIMLELKVEDPRDLVEYTIIAKSIERIADHICKISYINQEEKIDLRVVKPILERAVGYMGSVLELLSGGFDDIRIATLYKELTNWTLKIRKEVDFSDPATSLARDSAVRINEYISDILESLLHIKFKSFQKFGGGAPQLQ
- a CDS encoding ArsR family transcriptional regulator, whose protein sequence is MEDIIYKVAYGERRRILLTLYKKGVTSLNKLRDILGVSPSALLMDISALETLGLIRRDGNLVELTDQGAKVASLLSSIGPLRSLSILEVLGLRPIVVPMLFSPYADLLSALLPLLWAASILNSKLTLLGVIYTNIFENIIEIVLVSMISFIGILISIYLISRRRIKITHIIIGLFPILIYPSFYQIIGNYNINYALKFILLVLSCGTLSVITSYDLGSRYETSLLFYLSFMFVLPILAYLFFHVYI
- a CDS encoding methylase, which codes for MERLCKRIVSIDLNPRSCLLCKNYDALCADGLSSIDRADLVVSNPPYLPPEEPPSDWEALAIYDYGLINKILRWSFAHRPELLVLTYSSLGRADLIEEAAKTLGTIIIKEVEHYFFEDIISIAVEAHRLRTFGSS
- the albA gene encoding DNA-binding protein Alba, which encodes MATTEQTILVGKKPTTNYIIATVMAFNAGTKRVILKARGAAISKAVAAAVMVRDRFLPGKVNIKEIKALSDKVQGQGGRERTVAAVEVVLEMA
- a CDS encoding arcadin 1 produces the protein MALIKGVVVSKQLVADPTGTRYIKIDVVEEKEIPGPLIMSAPDEQAAQMARELMPLVSQIVKSLPFSLNKIAVPRLTIWLTDDEAESLGEIDVGDSVEIEIDQGTIRIRPV